From Marivirga harenae, one genomic window encodes:
- a CDS encoding agmatinase family protein — protein sequence MSKKQDLINAFDPNGLGNTENIFGLPFDEKTADLILLPVPWEVTVSYAAGTAQGPQHILEASTQVDLYQKDIIDAWQLGIQMLPIDQGLLTKSNKNRILAEEYIGLLEAGEENSEKGISLLKDVNSVCAEMVDWVKSKSLMQLEKRKLLGLVGGDHSTPLGAVQALATQHESFGVLQIDAHMDFRKAYENFDYSHASISYNMLQTVPQIEKMVQVGIRDFCEEEIRFAEKQGDRVNVFYDDDIKVGMFEGESWTIICDRIIKELPNEVYITFDIDGLRPELCPNTGTPVPGGISYSEIIYLLTRLVKNGKKIIGFDLNEVAPGENTDWNGNVGARILYRLCNLMGVSQGKLDWDESF from the coding sequence ATGAGTAAAAAACAAGATTTAATAAATGCCTTTGATCCAAATGGCTTGGGCAATACGGAAAATATTTTTGGATTACCCTTTGATGAAAAAACAGCAGATTTAATTTTATTACCTGTTCCTTGGGAGGTCACCGTTTCATATGCTGCTGGCACAGCTCAAGGTCCGCAACATATTTTAGAAGCCTCCACTCAAGTGGATTTATATCAAAAAGATATAATTGATGCTTGGCAATTGGGGATTCAAATGCTTCCAATTGATCAAGGACTATTGACTAAAAGCAATAAAAACCGAATATTAGCAGAGGAATATATTGGCTTATTGGAGGCTGGAGAAGAAAACAGTGAAAAAGGAATAAGCCTTTTGAAGGATGTCAATTCGGTTTGTGCAGAAATGGTGGATTGGGTTAAATCCAAATCTTTAATGCAATTAGAAAAACGTAAGCTTTTAGGCTTAGTAGGTGGAGATCATAGCACGCCTTTGGGTGCGGTCCAAGCCTTGGCTACTCAGCATGAGTCATTTGGTGTGCTACAAATTGATGCCCATATGGATTTCCGGAAGGCCTATGAAAACTTCGATTATTCGCATGCATCTATCTCCTATAATATGTTACAAACTGTTCCTCAGATTGAAAAAATGGTGCAAGTAGGCATTAGAGATTTCTGTGAAGAGGAAATTAGATTTGCTGAGAAGCAGGGTGATAGAGTTAATGTTTTTTATGATGATGATATTAAAGTCGGAATGTTCGAAGGAGAATCATGGACCATTATCTGCGATAGAATAATTAAGGAATTACCCAATGAGGTATATATCACCTTTGATATAGATGGTTTAAGACCTGAACTTTGCCCAAATACTGGCACGCCAGTGCCAGGAGGTATTAGCTATTCCGAAATCATTTATTTATTGACAAGGTTAGTTAAAAACGGCAAGAAAATCATTGGCTTTGACTTGAATGAAGTAGCTCCAGGAGAAAATACTGACTGGAATGGAAACGTGGGTGCTAGAATTTTATATCGATTGTGCAATTTAATGGGTGTTTCTCAGGGTAAGTTGGATTGGGATGAGAGTTTTTAA
- the proC gene encoding pyrroline-5-carboxylate reductase translates to MKVLVIGAGNMGLAYAKALVKSEFLSNHNLMISDTSPEKTEELKKISRFDVYTNLSDCLPKSDIIFIAVKPYHSEELFAELKPMMTPDQIAISIMAGVTIKSMQDGLGIRKVVRAMPNLPAQVGKGLTSFTASDEVSRLELSTVESLLDTTGRSVRLDTENDVDASTGISGSGPAYVFYFMQSMMEAAKKMGFSDHDSKVLVGTTFEGAVELFNKSDLTPEGWMKRVASKGGTTRAALDSMEDNNIKQLIEEAAYAAFNRAVELGKES, encoded by the coding sequence ATGAAAGTACTAGTAATAGGAGCCGGTAATATGGGGTTGGCTTATGCAAAAGCCCTTGTGAAATCAGAATTCCTTTCAAATCATAATCTAATGATTTCTGATACCAGCCCTGAAAAAACTGAGGAATTGAAAAAAATCAGTCGTTTTGATGTTTACACTAATCTATCTGACTGCCTTCCAAAATCAGATATAATATTTATTGCGGTTAAGCCTTATCACTCGGAAGAATTATTTGCGGAATTAAAACCAATGATGACTCCAGATCAAATTGCTATATCGATTATGGCCGGTGTTACCATCAAAAGTATGCAAGATGGCTTGGGAATCAGAAAGGTAGTTAGAGCAATGCCAAACCTTCCGGCTCAGGTAGGTAAAGGATTAACCTCGTTTACTGCTTCCGATGAAGTATCTAGATTAGAGTTATCAACAGTAGAAAGTCTATTAGATACAACAGGTCGTTCAGTAAGACTCGATACCGAAAATGATGTAGATGCTTCTACAGGTATTTCAGGTAGCGGACCTGCATACGTTTTTTACTTCATGCAGTCCATGATGGAAGCAGCGAAAAAGATGGGATTTTCCGATCATGATTCTAAAGTTTTAGTAGGAACTACTTTTGAAGGTGCTGTAGAACTATTCAATAAATCAGATTTAACGCCAGAAGGCTGGATGAAAAGGGTAGCTTCCAAAGGGGGTACTACACGTGCAGCTCTAGATTCAATGGAAGATAATAATATTAAGCAATTGATTGAAGAAGCAGCTTATGCGGCCTTTAATAGAGCTGTTGAATTAGGTAAAGAATCATAA
- a CDS encoding SixA phosphatase family protein yields the protein MNNPNFTYKQLINQMVKDLYLIRHGEAEEPNVGLKDVERQLTSKGLQDASKVGMYLKQKEFHPDIILHSVAQRTTDTMQRINEQLGVKSDHIEASEDVYEASARIMLKVISEIPAEMRSAIIICHNPSITYISEYITGAELGYIEPAGIVHIQIPYSSWSEVSEKNCDLIEYIRPEDIQ from the coding sequence ATGAATAATCCTAATTTTACTTACAAACAGCTAATCAATCAAATGGTTAAAGATCTTTATTTAATTCGCCATGGCGAGGCAGAAGAACCAAATGTCGGCTTAAAAGATGTGGAACGCCAATTAACTTCAAAGGGTTTGCAGGACGCCTCAAAAGTCGGAATGTATTTAAAACAAAAGGAATTTCATCCTGATATCATTTTACATAGTGTTGCTCAAAGGACAACTGATACTATGCAAAGAATAAATGAGCAATTAGGCGTAAAATCAGACCATATTGAGGCTTCAGAAGATGTTTATGAAGCTTCCGCTCGAATTATGTTAAAAGTGATTTCGGAAATTCCTGCAGAAATGCGTTCAGCTATCATTATATGTCATAATCCATCAATCACCTACATTTCTGAGTATATAACTGGTGCAGAATTAGGTTATATTGAACCAGCAGGTATTGTTCATATTCAAATTCCTTATTCCTCTTGGTCGGAGGTATCGGAAAAAAACTGTGATTTAATAGAATATATTAGACCAGAAGACATTCAATAA
- a CDS encoding LVIVD repeat-containing protein, whose amino-acid sequence MKNFKLFSLLKTFLLVILVVFSSCMSESEFDASGEGKGGSMARFTFLKGYLYIVDESTLKTFDISNPDSPRLLGAENVGDGVETIFPYENYLFLGTQWGMKIYSVENDPVPNYLSDFEHSFACDPVVVSNSIAYVTLRSGTTCQTGNDRMEVVDVSDLRNPQLLNTIPMQNPHGLSVSDTVLFVCEGDFGFKVFNIKDRANPQLVSHYDSIPSYDVITNYGRKQLIITGKNGIFQYDYEDPHHLKELSQIMSVQTNE is encoded by the coding sequence ATGAAAAATTTTAAACTATTTTCTTTATTAAAAACATTTCTTTTAGTTATTTTAGTGGTTTTCTCATCATGTATGAGTGAATCAGAATTTGATGCTTCTGGTGAAGGTAAAGGTGGCTCAATGGCCAGGTTTACATTCCTAAAAGGTTATCTTTACATAGTTGATGAAAGTACACTAAAGACCTTTGATATTAGTAATCCTGATAGCCCTAGACTGCTAGGTGCTGAAAATGTGGGAGATGGAGTAGAAACTATTTTTCCATACGAAAACTATCTGTTTTTGGGGACTCAATGGGGGATGAAAATCTATTCTGTTGAAAATGATCCTGTCCCAAATTACCTGTCTGATTTTGAACATTCCTTTGCTTGTGATCCGGTTGTCGTTTCAAATAGTATAGCCTATGTGACCCTACGAAGCGGAACAACCTGCCAGACCGGAAATGATAGAATGGAGGTTGTGGATGTGTCAGATTTGAGAAATCCTCAATTATTGAATACAATTCCAATGCAAAACCCACATGGGCTTTCGGTTAGCGATACAGTCCTCTTTGTTTGTGAAGGAGATTTTGGATTTAAAGTTTTTAACATTAAAGACAGAGCCAATCCCCAGTTAGTTTCCCATTATGACAGCATCCCTAGCTATGATGTAATCACTAATTATGGACGGAAGCAATTAATTATTACGGGAAAAAATGGTATTTTTCAATATGACTATGAAGACCCACATCATTTAAAAGAATTAAGTCAAATAATGAGTGTCCAGACAAATGAATAA
- a CDS encoding tetratricopeptide repeat protein: MNRNQILFSLTLFVFCLSFNLYSQRKANTKDSTEVNRLNNLFKIQYRSQPSKSFEYASTALEIAKRINFLQGEANALNNLGVYYKQKGDYDKALQNFKLSFNIYDSIRDKEGLGKSVSNIGNIYSINEDFERALDYYTDAKKIFTELDDDPKLLKILNNIGNIYLDQGQELEAENYYRQVLSIYESDPEKSSLFDPYSNIGKIYFNRQEFDSALYYFNKSLKKEESADNKFGISSALVKIARLHNARGSLLAAKNAALDAVDIANEINAKPILLDAYSTLAEVYLHLEDLENSYVYMNQFHIMNDSIFNETSRRAIAELEKSIELEQKEKEIALLKKESEIKDLQYQNSQLYIFGSVTFSVLLLALAILSFLKFKQNRKAKSLLEYQNYQILKSKQAIEIQKMKLESWNQNITDSIEYAKSIQEGIMNKNSFKENIPSSFVYYKPKDIVSGDFYWYSRQEGCDILALIDCTGHGVAGAFMTVIANATMNQIVNEEKEIEPHKILAKLDVKVMEILKQKEVTTSNHSMDVALCKIDYEKKVVTFSGAKRPLYVVENNRLTEFKGNNFTVGEYFNSPHKKFTYQEIDIEPKQTFYLSSDGYADQFGINTQKKYLRKRFKTLLESISNKSLPEQDKSLEKEMKRWQGEMEQTDDMLVIGFRV, translated from the coding sequence ATGAATCGTAATCAAATACTCTTTTCTTTAACACTATTTGTTTTTTGCTTGAGCTTTAATTTGTATTCCCAAAGAAAAGCTAATACAAAAGATAGTACGGAAGTTAATAGACTTAACAATCTCTTTAAGATTCAATATCGAAGTCAACCGTCCAAAAGTTTTGAATATGCCAGTACAGCCCTCGAGATAGCCAAAAGGATAAATTTCCTTCAAGGCGAAGCAAATGCCTTAAATAACCTAGGGGTTTATTATAAGCAAAAAGGCGATTATGATAAAGCGTTGCAAAATTTCAAGCTTTCTTTTAATATATATGATTCCATAAGAGATAAGGAAGGGCTTGGGAAATCAGTTAGTAATATCGGCAACATTTATTCGATTAATGAAGATTTTGAGCGGGCTCTGGACTACTATACTGATGCAAAGAAGATATTTACGGAGCTAGATGATGACCCTAAATTGTTAAAGATTTTAAATAACATAGGGAATATATATCTTGATCAAGGGCAGGAGCTTGAAGCAGAAAATTACTATCGTCAGGTGCTGAGTATTTATGAAAGCGATCCCGAAAAATCATCCTTATTTGATCCTTACAGTAATATAGGAAAGATATATTTTAATAGGCAAGAATTTGATAGCGCACTTTATTATTTTAATAAGTCTCTTAAAAAGGAAGAGTCTGCTGATAATAAATTTGGCATTTCTTCAGCCCTGGTGAAAATAGCGCGCCTTCACAATGCACGAGGAAGTCTTTTGGCAGCCAAAAATGCTGCTTTAGATGCCGTAGATATAGCTAATGAAATAAATGCTAAGCCCATTTTACTAGACGCTTACAGCACTCTTGCTGAAGTATATCTGCATTTGGAAGATTTGGAAAATTCTTATGTTTATATGAATCAATTTCACATCATGAATGATAGTATTTTCAATGAGACATCTCGAAGGGCAATAGCGGAACTGGAAAAAAGTATAGAATTGGAACAGAAAGAAAAGGAAATAGCGTTGTTGAAAAAGGAATCTGAGATTAAAGATTTGCAATATCAAAATAGTCAGTTATATATCTTTGGATCGGTCACTTTTAGTGTTTTACTTCTAGCTTTGGCTATCCTTTCTTTTTTAAAATTTAAGCAAAATCGTAAAGCCAAATCACTACTGGAATACCAAAACTATCAAATACTAAAAAGTAAGCAAGCTATTGAAATTCAAAAGATGAAGCTGGAAAGTTGGAATCAAAATATTACTGATTCCATTGAGTATGCCAAGAGTATTCAGGAAGGGATTATGAATAAGAATAGTTTTAAAGAAAATATTCCCTCCTCGTTTGTGTACTATAAGCCGAAAGATATTGTAAGCGGTGATTTTTATTGGTATTCCAGACAGGAAGGTTGTGATATTTTAGCTTTGATCGATTGCACCGGGCACGGGGTAGCAGGAGCCTTTATGACCGTCATTGCTAATGCTACCATGAACCAAATTGTAAATGAGGAGAAAGAAATTGAACCTCATAAAATCCTCGCTAAGTTAGATGTTAAAGTGATGGAGATTTTGAAGCAAAAGGAAGTGACCACAAGTAACCACAGTATGGATGTGGCATTATGCAAAATTGATTATGAAAAGAAAGTAGTTACTTTTTCAGGAGCAAAAAGACCACTTTATGTGGTAGAAAATAATAGATTAACTGAATTCAAAGGTAATAATTTCACAGTAGGTGAGTACTTTAATTCCCCTCACAAGAAATTCACCTATCAAGAAATAGATATAGAACCTAAACAAACCTTTTATTTGAGTTCCGATGGTTATGCAGACCAGTTTGGTATCAACACCCAGAAGAAATATTTAAGAAAAAGATTTAAGACACTTTTAGAAAGCATATCAAATAAAAGTCTACCAGAGCAAGACAAAAGCCTCGAAAAAGAAATGAAAAGATGGCAAGGTGAAATGGAACAAACCGATGATATGTTGGTGATTGGGTTTAGGGTATAA
- a CDS encoding bifunctional response regulator/alkaline phosphatase family protein, with protein sequence MQNYQILWADDEIDLLKPHIIFLENKGYQITPVNNGSEAVDLCKEQKFDIVFLDENMPGMTGLETLSIIKGFKPNLPVVMITKSEEEYIMEEAIGSKIADYLIKPLNPNQILLSVKKLLDNQRLVTEKTNQSYQQDFRNISMAFGDNMDHQEWADMYKKLVFWDLEIDQTDDQSMSEVLSMQHLEANSNFAKFIDDNYEDWLNDYQDEAPLLSHKLMEEKVFTKLGDEPVFFIVIDNLRFDQWKLLEPEILKYFNIEEEDNYYSILPTTTAYARNSIFSGLLPDEMANKHPDLWVTEDDDEGKNNFEDKFLERQLKRKNISGKYTYNKIVNVNQGKQVLDQVSAMMDHDLNVLVYNFVDMLSHARTDMKMIRELAPDESAYRSLTKSWFLHSPLLELLKRISSKKAKVVITTDHGTIRVKKPFKIVGDRNVNSNLRYKQGKNLGFKKNNDVLEAAKPERFHLPKLNVSTSYVFTKGESFFAYPNNYNYYVNYFKDTFQHGGVSMEEMIIPIISLTSKDGK encoded by the coding sequence ATGCAAAATTACCAAATCTTGTGGGCAGATGACGAAATTGATCTGCTAAAACCACATATTATATTTTTAGAAAACAAAGGTTATCAAATTACTCCGGTAAATAATGGTTCGGAGGCAGTAGATTTATGTAAAGAACAAAAATTTGATATTGTTTTTCTTGATGAAAATATGCCTGGCATGACGGGTTTGGAGACTCTTAGTATAATAAAAGGCTTTAAACCCAACTTACCGGTAGTTATGATTACCAAAAGTGAGGAAGAATATATAATGGAAGAAGCAATCGGGTCTAAAATCGCAGACTACTTGATTAAGCCATTGAATCCAAATCAAATCTTATTGTCGGTAAAAAAGTTATTAGATAATCAAAGATTGGTCACCGAAAAAACTAACCAAAGCTACCAACAGGATTTTCGCAATATAAGTATGGCATTTGGTGATAATATGGATCATCAGGAATGGGCTGACATGTATAAAAAATTGGTCTTTTGGGATTTAGAGATTGACCAAACTGATGATCAAAGTATGTCAGAAGTCCTCTCTATGCAACATCTGGAAGCCAACTCTAACTTCGCCAAGTTTATAGATGATAATTATGAAGACTGGTTAAATGATTATCAAGATGAAGCTCCTTTATTAAGTCATAAACTAATGGAGGAAAAGGTATTTACAAAGTTAGGAGATGAACCAGTATTCTTCATCGTCATAGATAATTTAAGATTTGACCAGTGGAAATTACTGGAGCCCGAAATCCTGAAATATTTTAACATCGAAGAAGAAGATAATTACTATTCAATACTACCTACTACCACTGCTTATGCTCGAAATTCAATTTTCTCAGGCTTATTACCTGATGAAATGGCCAATAAGCACCCTGATTTGTGGGTAACTGAAGATGACGATGAAGGGAAGAATAATTTTGAAGACAAATTTCTGGAGAGACAGCTCAAACGAAAAAATATCTCTGGGAAATATACATATAACAAAATAGTAAATGTAAATCAAGGAAAGCAGGTTTTAGACCAGGTTTCAGCCATGATGGATCATGATTTAAATGTACTGGTCTATAATTTCGTGGATATGCTTTCTCATGCTCGAACTGATATGAAAATGATTCGCGAGCTGGCTCCTGATGAATCTGCTTACCGATCTTTAACTAAAAGTTGGTTTTTACATTCACCTCTCTTAGAATTATTGAAGAGAATTTCTTCCAAAAAGGCAAAGGTCGTTATCACCACAGACCATGGTACCATCAGAGTAAAGAAGCCTTTTAAAATTGTTGGGGACAGAAATGTAAATAGTAATTTAAGGTATAAGCAAGGGAAGAACCTAGGATTTAAAAAGAACAATGATGTTCTGGAGGCTGCTAAACCAGAGAGATTTCACTTACCTAAGCTGAATGTGAGCACGTCTTACGTATTCACCAAAGGAGAAAGCTTTTTTGCTTACCCAAACAATTATAATTACTACGTAAATTACTTTAAAGATACCTTTCAACATGGAGGAGTTTCAATGGAAGAAATGATAATTCCCATTATTTCATTAACTTCGAAGGATGGAAAGTGA
- the proB gene encoding glutamate 5-kinase — MKTHSKRIVVKIGTNVMTNKDNRIVVPILKRIVDQVARLYEEDVMTVLISSGSVIAGKEVLDDNEIDTIDNAAQRRQVYSAVGQPRMMRHYYSIFHDYGMRCAQVLATKRDFDFGRHRDNMINCYEGLLSQGIIPIANEDDAVSLSMSMFSDNDELASLVAELIDADALILLTDTDGIFDGHPDHDDSNVIKSVSTDQEVEQFIQESDKKEGEGRGGMESKINVAKGAASKDIVTYIANGKREDVIIDIVHGKDVGTRIYKED, encoded by the coding sequence GTGAAAACACATAGTAAAAGAATAGTAGTTAAAATAGGAACCAATGTGATGACCAATAAGGATAATCGGATTGTGGTTCCTATTTTAAAGAGAATTGTTGACCAAGTGGCACGACTTTATGAGGAAGATGTGATGACAGTACTTATTTCATCGGGTTCAGTAATAGCAGGTAAAGAAGTGCTTGATGATAATGAAATAGATACGATTGATAATGCAGCCCAAAGAAGACAGGTATACTCTGCTGTAGGTCAACCGAGGATGATGCGTCATTATTACAGCATCTTTCATGATTATGGAATGAGATGTGCACAAGTCTTGGCTACCAAAAGAGATTTCGATTTCGGAAGACATAGAGACAATATGATTAACTGCTACGAAGGCTTACTGTCGCAGGGAATCATTCCTATTGCTAATGAAGATGACGCTGTTTCTTTATCAATGTCAATGTTCTCGGATAATGATGAATTAGCTAGTTTAGTAGCTGAACTGATCGATGCTGATGCTTTAATTTTGCTGACTGATACAGATGGTATTTTTGATGGACACCCAGATCATGATGATTCAAACGTCATTAAAAGTGTAAGTACTGATCAGGAAGTGGAACAATTTATCCAGGAATCCGATAAAAAAGAAGGAGAAGGACGAGGAGGAATGGAATCCAAGATTAATGTGGCTAAGGGTGCTGCCTCCAAGGATATTGTTACTTACATCGCAAATGGTAAACGTGAAGATGTTATCATTGATATTGTTCATGGAAAAGATGTAGGGACAAGGATTTATAAAGAAGATTAA
- the tsaE gene encoding tRNA (adenosine(37)-N6)-threonylcarbamoyltransferase complex ATPase subunit type 1 TsaE yields the protein MESEISEIISFSDVEIKDLRKTVAEIYDFGKSYNIWLFKAEMGGGKTTFISKLCEFLEVDDHVSSPTFALVNEYRSEKAQEIFHFDFYRIKNEQEAFEIGVEDYFYSGKLCLIEWPEMIPSFIPDRFLLIEIGLSNDRSKRNFKISKHG from the coding sequence ATGGAAAGTGAAATCTCTGAAATTATATCATTTTCGGATGTAGAAATAAAAGATTTACGCAAAACTGTAGCTGAGATTTATGATTTTGGTAAAAGTTATAATATTTGGCTTTTCAAAGCAGAAATGGGTGGGGGAAAAACTACATTCATAAGCAAATTATGTGAGTTTCTAGAAGTGGATGATCATGTGAGCAGTCCTACATTTGCCCTAGTAAATGAATACAGGTCGGAAAAGGCACAGGAGATATTTCATTTTGATTTTTACAGAATTAAAAATGAACAAGAAGCATTCGAAATTGGGGTAGAAGATTATTTTTACTCTGGGAAGCTTTGTTTAATTGAATGGCCGGAAATGATCCCTTCTTTTATTCCTGATCGATTTTTATTGATTGAGATTGGTCTTTCCAATGATAGATCCAAAAGGAATTTTAAAATAAGTAAACATGGCTAA
- a CDS encoding glutamate-5-semialdehyde dehydrogenase: protein MKLLNTELKNAVLQSMIDNLDKEREAIIAANKKDLDAFDRDDQALYDRLVVDSAKVDDMIRAVREVKDQDDPVGTVISQDTLENGLKITNKAAPFGTIMIIYESRPDVTIEAAVLAFKANNKILLKGGKEAHHSNEELVKCWHQSLKDNGLAESWIQYLKMDRPTTQEFLRNPDQPLDLIVPRGGERLIDFVKEHATCAVLVSGRGNNFAYIAADADMEKVITVLVNAKTDKISGCNALDKILVDENHPKFEETLKAIEKALSDKGVQIVASDKVIGQLETNEKIDSEEVWYEEFLAMKAAMSSVNGLDDAIEFINKYSGGHSNIILTETQEDAEKFMEQIDSAAVYHNASTRFTDGGQMGVGAELAISTDKLHHRGPLGLKQLVTNKYYVLGNGQVRK, encoded by the coding sequence ATGAAGCTCTTAAATACAGAATTAAAAAACGCAGTTTTACAGTCGATGATTGATAATCTTGATAAAGAAAGAGAAGCAATCATTGCTGCAAACAAAAAAGATTTAGATGCTTTCGATAGAGATGATCAAGCACTTTACGATCGATTGGTAGTAGATTCAGCGAAAGTTGACGATATGATCCGTGCGGTTCGTGAGGTGAAAGATCAAGATGATCCGGTTGGTACTGTTATAAGTCAAGATACGCTGGAGAATGGATTAAAAATTACCAATAAAGCAGCGCCTTTTGGCACGATCATGATAATTTATGAATCTAGACCAGATGTTACAATTGAAGCAGCTGTTTTAGCATTTAAGGCTAACAACAAAATATTACTGAAAGGTGGTAAAGAAGCCCACCATAGTAATGAAGAATTAGTTAAATGTTGGCATCAGTCATTGAAAGATAACGGTTTAGCTGAGAGCTGGATTCAGTATCTTAAAATGGATAGGCCTACTACTCAGGAATTTTTGAGAAATCCAGATCAGCCGTTAGATTTGATAGTTCCGAGAGGTGGAGAGCGATTGATTGATTTTGTAAAAGAACATGCAACATGTGCGGTATTGGTAAGCGGGAGAGGAAACAACTTTGCTTATATCGCTGCTGATGCTGATATGGAAAAAGTCATTACAGTATTAGTTAACGCAAAAACAGATAAAATTTCGGGATGTAATGCCTTAGATAAAATTTTGGTGGATGAAAATCATCCTAAATTTGAAGAGACATTGAAAGCTATTGAAAAAGCTTTATCTGATAAAGGTGTTCAAATCGTTGCTAGCGACAAAGTTATTGGTCAGCTGGAGACTAATGAAAAAATCGATAGCGAAGAGGTTTGGTATGAGGAGTTCTTGGCAATGAAAGCTGCAATGTCTTCAGTAAATGGTTTAGATGATGCGATTGAGTTTATCAATAAATATTCTGGAGGACACTCTAATATAATTTTAACGGAAACTCAAGAGGACGCAGAAAAATTTATGGAGCAAATTGACAGTGCTGCTGTTTATCATAATGCTTCCACTCGATTTACTGACGGTGGTCAAATGGGAGTTGGAGCTGAATTAGCAATTAGTACAGATAAATTGCACCACAGAGGACCATTAGGATTAAAACAACTAGTCACTAACAAATACTATGTTTTAGGAAATGGACAAGTAAGGAAATAG
- a CDS encoding alanine dehydrogenase translates to MAKEVSRKGFDVLARKSALYPQEELLEVERGKNAMQIGVPNEISLQEKRVPLTPGAVALLTNNGHEVIVESGMGLSSNFPDNEYSDAGAKIVYSAKEAFEAQLVVKIEPPIKREIEMFKPGSFLISALQFGQLNKEYFELLNQKRINAIGIELIEDKVGGMPVVRAMSEIAGISAIQIATELLSNLNDGKGIILGGITGVRPTKVVILGAGTVGEYAARAALGLGANIEIYDNHIYKLRRIKHAIGQPVHTSTLDTVMLSDSLMEADVLICAIRAEKGRNRCIITEEMVMNMRKNAVIIDVSIDQGGCVETSEVTSHDNPTFKKFDVIHYCVPNIASRVSRTASNVVSNILTPMLLQAGDVGGIEEMIFSHSWFMKGVYTYKGSLTNMHLAKKFNLKYKELSLLMAARF, encoded by the coding sequence ATGGCTAAAGAAGTTTCTAGAAAAGGCTTTGATGTTCTGGCGCGGAAAAGTGCGCTCTATCCGCAAGAAGAATTGCTGGAAGTTGAACGAGGTAAAAATGCTATGCAGATTGGGGTTCCCAATGAGATTTCACTTCAAGAAAAAAGAGTGCCCTTAACCCCTGGCGCTGTTGCTTTATTAACCAATAATGGCCATGAAGTAATAGTCGAGAGTGGAATGGGCCTAAGTAGTAACTTTCCCGATAATGAATACAGTGATGCTGGAGCAAAGATTGTTTATTCTGCCAAGGAAGCATTCGAAGCTCAATTGGTGGTTAAAATCGAGCCCCCAATCAAAAGAGAAATCGAGATGTTCAAACCTGGTAGTTTCTTAATTTCTGCTCTTCAATTTGGACAGCTAAATAAGGAATACTTTGAATTATTGAATCAGAAAAGAATCAATGCTATTGGTATTGAATTAATAGAAGATAAAGTAGGTGGAATGCCTGTAGTGCGCGCCATGAGCGAAATTGCAGGAATTTCCGCAATTCAGATAGCCACTGAATTATTAAGTAATTTAAATGACGGCAAAGGGATAATCTTAGGGGGAATTACAGGAGTAAGACCAACGAAAGTTGTGATTCTGGGTGCAGGAACCGTGGGTGAGTATGCGGCAAGAGCTGCTTTAGGTCTTGGCGCTAACATTGAAATTTATGATAATCACATCTATAAATTAAGAAGAATCAAACATGCAATCGGGCAACCTGTTCATACTAGTACTTTGGACACTGTTATGCTCAGTGACTCATTAATGGAAGCTGATGTTTTGATTTGTGCTATCAGGGCTGAAAAAGGTAGAAATCGCTGCATTATTACAGAGGAAATGGTTATGAATATGCGTAAAAATGCTGTAATTATTGACGTGAGCATTGATCAAGGTGGTTGTGTGGAAACATCAGAAGTTACTTCACATGATAATCCTACTTTCAAAAAATTTGATGTTATTCACTACTGCGTTCCCAATATTGCTTCTCGTGTTTCTAGAACGGCAAGCAATGTAGTTAGTAATATCTTAACGCCCATGTTGCTACAAGCAGGAGATGTCGGAGGTATTGAAGAAATGATATTCAGCCATTCCTGGTTTATGAAAGGAGTTTACACTTATAAAGGAAGTTTGACTAATATGCATTTAGCAAAAAAATTCAACTTAAAATATAAAGAATTAAGTCTCCTGATGGCTGCTCGTTTCTAA